In a genomic window of Punica granatum isolate Tunisia-2019 chromosome 6, ASM765513v2, whole genome shotgun sequence:
- the LOC116210020 gene encoding glutelin type-D 1 encodes MDIDLSPKLPKKVYGGNGGSYHAWDPKELPMLKAGNIGAGKLALEKNGFALPRYSDSAKVAYVLQGCGVAGIVLPEKEEKVIAIKKGDAMALPFGTVTWWYNKEDPDLVVLFLGETSKAHKAGEFTDFFLAGANSVFSGFSTEFLCRASDLGENDVKALVGSQTGTGIVKLDPSLQMPEPKPEHREGMALNCIEAPLDVNVPNGGRVVVLNTKNLPLVGEVGLGADLVRLDGSAMCSPGFSCDSALQVTYVVRGSGRAQVVGVDGKRVLEITVKAGNLFIVPRFFVVSKIADPDGLEWFSIISTPNPIFTNLAGKTSVWKALSPQVLQAAFNIKPEAEKLFRSKRTSDAVFFPPPN; translated from the exons atggatATCGATCTCTCCCCGAAGCTGCCCAAGAAGGTGTACGGAGGGAATGGCGGGTCGTATCACGCCTGGGATCCGAAGGAGCTCCCCATGCTGAAGGCGGGGAACATCGGAGCTGGCAAGCTCGCTCTTGAGAAGAACGGCTTTGCCCTCCCTCGCTACTCCGACTCCGCCAAGGTCGCCTACGTCCTCCAAG GATGCGGAGTTGCTGGAATTGTCCTCCCCGAGAAGGAGGAGAAGGTGATTGCTATCAAGAAGGGCGATGCGATGGCCCTCCCCTTCGGGACAGTGACCTGGTGGTACAACAAGGAGGACCCGGATCTCGTGGTCCTCTTCCTCGGGGAAACCTCCAAGGCCCACAAGGCTGGGGAGTTCACTGACTTCTTCCTCGCAGGTGCCAACAGCGTCTTCTCAGGCTTCTCCACCGAGTTCCTCTGCAGGGCCTCGGATCTCGGAGAGAACGATGTCAAGGCCCTTGTAGGCAGCCAGACTGGCACTGGGATAGTCAAGCTCGACCCATCGCTCCAAATGCCCGAGCCCAAGCCGGAGCACCGGGAAG GTATGGCATTGAACTGCATCGAAGCTCCCCTGGATGTGAATGTACCCAATGGTGGTCGTGTTGTGGTCTTGAACACGAAGAACCTGCCTCTTGTGGGAGAGGTCGGGCTAGGAGCTGATCTCGTGAGGCTTGACGGGAGTGCGATGTGCTCTCCTGGATTTTCTTGTGACTCGGCTTTGCAGGTGACTTACGTGGTGAGGGGCAGCGGGAGGGCCCAGGTTGTCGGGGTCGATGGGAAGAGGGTGTTGGAGATTACCGTGAAGGCAGGGAACCTCTTCATCGTGCCGAGGTTCTTCGTGGTTTCTAAGATTGCTGATCCTGATGGCCTGGAGTGGTTCTCAATAATCAGCACTCCCAA CCCAATATTCACCAACCTTGCAGGGAAGACATCAGTGTGGAAGGCACTGTCCCCACAAGTGCTGCAGGCAGCCTTCAACATCAAACCCGAGGCCGAGAAGCTCTTCCGCTCCAAGAGGACCTCCGATGCCGTCTTCTTCCCTCCGCCAAACTGA
- the LOC116211415 gene encoding dirigent protein 10-like, with protein sequence MMMIIFFLIVSVLLSLSCLNQPLHGKESEARTLSEEEAPVSPVAPVGTGSIQTPVGTGSIQTPVGTGSILTPVGAGSVQAPVGAGSVQAPVTPGATGSTGAAVTGSGAVVASADPHVLAFFMHDILGGSNPSAQAVTGIVTNPALSAQVPFAKPNGANLPINNGVPQTSGNNGLINNNNVPFLSGLGGTTGNLIQNGNNNNIIGGSAGFPLLNGGMLPAGMTLQKLMFGTLTVFDDELTEGHELGSGLVGKAQGFYVASSEDGNSQTIAVTAMFESGGYLDSISLFGVHRTVVSESQLAIMGGTGKYVNARGYATIKTFTGANQQNTDGVETVVQFTVYLA encoded by the exons atgatgatgataatattttttttaatagtgtCAGTGCTCCTCAGTTTGAGCTGTTTGAACCAACCGCTCCATGGGAAAGAAAGTGAAG CCCGAACCCTCTCCGAGGAGGAAGCCCCCGTTTCGCCTGTGGCACCGGTAGGAACTGGTTCCATCCAGACCCCAGTAGGAACTGGTTCCATACAAACCCCGGTAGGAACTGGTTCCATCCTGACCCCGGTAGGAGCTGGTTCAGTCCAGGCACCAGTGGGAGCTGGTTCGGTCCAGGCACCAGTGACCCCTGGGGCGACTGGGTCCACTGGAGCAGCTGTCACAGGCTCTGGTGCAGTGGTGGCCAGTGCAGACCCTCATGTGTTGGCCTTCTTCATGCACGATATACTTGGGGGCTCGAACCCCTCTGCACAGGCAGTCACAGGCATTGTGACCAATCCCGCTCTCAGTGCGCAGGTCCCCTTTGCCAAGCCCAATGGGGCAAACCTCCCAATCAATAATGGGGTGCCACAGACCAGCGGCAATAATGGACTCATCAACAACAACAATGTGCCTTTCCTCAGTGGGCTGGGCGGAACCACGGGAAACCTTATCCAGAATGGGAACAACAACAACATTATTGGTGGTTCGGCTGGGTTCCCACTCCTAAATGGAGGTATGCTTCCTGCGGGAATGACCCTTCAGAAGCTGATGTTCGGGACTCTGACAGTCTTTGATGACGAGTTGACCGAAGGGCATGAGCTTGGTTCGGGCCTTGTTGGAAAGGCCCAGGGCTTCTATGTTGCAAGTTCCGAGGATGGGAATAGTCAGACCATTGCTGTGACAGCAATGTTCGAGAGTGGCGGGTACCTTGATAGTATCAGCTTATTTGGGGTCCACCGCACGGTTGTTTCCGAGTCACAGCTGGCAATCATGGGCGGCACTGGGAAGTATGTGAATGCTAGGGGATATGCCACAATCAAGACATTCACAGGCGCAAACCAGCAGAACACCGATGGAGTGGAAACTGTGGTTCAGTTTACTGTGTATCTTGCTTGA
- the LOC116211414 gene encoding DNA repair protein RAD51 homolog 4 isoform X2 produces the protein MPPLKSLETEFPILDSNFRSFCASHGILTVEDFLLHDLHALAAHAEEQPSSERLRQGVDQVFAIIDTIHQPWINGMELLEDAQKNKRALSTGCERIDSLLNGGLHEGHVTELAGPSSSGKTQLCLLAAANVAYQHKGGVTYVDTGNSFSPKRIAHFIGQVDQKVLRTVMNSIVCHRVYDIFTLLAMLHELEFRRKSQMCKGDGGVSLLIIDSISSLITPILGSNSPQGRALMISTGSLLKKLAHEYNIAVLVTNHTVGGNRGTIKPALGESWKTIPHTRLLFFRVCGSNTCDVSILKHPYVASGKAAKFTIHD, from the exons ATGCCTCCATTGAAATCCCTCGAGACGGAATTCCCAATCCTCGATTCCAATTTCCGGAGCTTCTGCGCTTCCCACGGCATTCTTACAG TGGAAGATTTTCTCTTGCATGACCTCCATGCCTTAGCTGCACATGCAGAAGAACAGCCTTCCTCGGAGAGGCTTAGGCAG GGTGTGGACCAGGTCTTCGCGATCATAGATACCATACACCAACCCTGGATAAATGGCATGGAGCTGTTGGAAGATGCTCAAAAGAATAAGCGTGCGTTATCAACTGGATGTGAAAG GATAGATTCGCTGCTCAACGGTGGATTACATGAAGGACATGTGACCGAGCTGGCCGGGCCTTCTTCATCTGGTAAAACACAA CTTTGCCTACTAGCTGCTGCAAATGTCGCATACCAGCATAAAGGTGGTGTCACCTATGTGGATACAGGAAATTCCTTTTCCCCCAAGCGTATTGCTCACTTTATTGGCCAG GTTGACCAAAAAGTACTTCGAACAGTTATGAACAGCATAGTATGCCACCGTGTGTATGACATCTTCACACTGCTTGCAATGCTACATGAGCTGGAGTTCAGAAGGAAGTCGCAG ATGTGCAAGGGAGATGGTGGTGTGAGCCTGCTGATTATTGATTCCATCTCGTCTTTAATTACTCCAATCCTTGGAAGCAATAGTCCACAGG GGCGCGCTTTGATGATATCTACTGGGTCACTGCTGAAGAAGCTAGCACATGAATACAATATTGCAGTACTG GTTACAAATCACACTGTTGGTGGAAATCGAGGCACTATTAAACCAGCTCTTGGGGAGagttggaagaccatccctcACACGAGGCTTCTTTTTTTCCGTGTTTGTGGAAGCAATACTTGTGATGTATCCATACTCAAGCACCCGTATGTG GCTTCGGGTAAAGCTGCAAAGTTCACAATTCATGACTAA
- the LOC116212493 gene encoding LOW QUALITY PROTEIN: dirigent protein 10-like (The sequence of the model RefSeq protein was modified relative to this genomic sequence to represent the inferred CDS: inserted 2 bases in 2 codons), which yields MHDILGGSNPSALAVTGIVTNPAVTAQVPFAKPNGANIPINTGVPQSSGNSGLINNNNNVPFLTGLSGTTGNLVRNNGNGTFIGGGPRFPVLNGGQLPKGMTLQKMMFGTITVXDDELSKRHELGSCLVGKARGFCVASSEDGNSQTMXLTAKFESGGYVDSIGFFGIHRTVVSESQLAIMGGTGKYVNVTGFATIKTFPAPNQQETN from the exons ATGCACGACATACTCGGGGGATCGAACCCCTCAGCCCTGGCGGTCACTGGCATCGTGACCAACCCTGCGGTGACCGCCCAGGTCCCCTTTGCTAAGCCTAATGGTGCCAACATCCCCATCAATACTGGGGTCCCACAGAGCAGCGGCAACTCTGGCCTCATCAACAACAATAACAACGTCCCCTTCCTTACTGGGCTCAGTGGGACCACTGGAAACCTTGTCCGGAACAATGGGAATGGCACCTTCATCGGAGGTGGGCCCAGGTTCCCGGTCCTTAATGGAGGGCAGCTTCCTAAAGGGATGACCCTTCAGAAGATGATGTTTGGGACTATAACCG TTGATGACGAGCTGTCCAAAAGGCATGAACTCGGGTCATGCCTTGTAGGCAAAGCCCGGGGGTTCTGTGTAGCGAGCTCTGAGGATGGGAATAGCCAGACGA CTTTGACTGCGAAGTTTGAGAGTGGAGGTTATGTGGATAGTATCGGCTTCTTCGGGATCCACAGAACTGTTGTCTCAGAGTCACAGCTCGCGATTATGGGAGGGACTGGAAAGTATGTGAATGTCACAGGGTTTGCTACCATTAAGACGTTCCCTGCCCCGAACCAGCAAGAGACTAATTAA
- the LOC116211414 gene encoding DNA repair protein RAD51 homolog 4 isoform X1, with translation MPFIYLHLHVGGARHCRVKARFIRWSPVTIYSVKKGHRIPSSFCSAVEDFLLHDLHALAAHAEEQPSSERLRQGVDQVFAIIDTIHQPWINGMELLEDAQKNKRALSTGCERIDSLLNGGLHEGHVTELAGPSSSGKTQLCLLAAANVAYQHKGGVTYVDTGNSFSPKRIAHFIGQVDQKVLRTVMNSIVCHRVYDIFTLLAMLHELEFRRKSQMCKGDGGVSLLIIDSISSLITPILGSNSPQGRALMISTGSLLKKLAHEYNIAVLVTNHTVGGNRGTIKPALGESWKTIPHTRLLFFRVCGSNTCDVSILKHPYVASGKAAKFTIHD, from the exons ATGCCTTTTATATATCTCCATCTCCATGTCGGAGGAGCAAGGCATTGTAGGGTTAAAGCTAGATTCATACGTTGGTCTCCGGTGACCATTTACTCTGTGAAAAAAGGTCATCGAATTCCATCCTCGTTCTGTTCTGCAGTGGAAGATTTTCTCTTGCATGACCTCCATGCCTTAGCTGCACATGCAGAAGAACAGCCTTCCTCGGAGAGGCTTAGGCAG GGTGTGGACCAGGTCTTCGCGATCATAGATACCATACACCAACCCTGGATAAATGGCATGGAGCTGTTGGAAGATGCTCAAAAGAATAAGCGTGCGTTATCAACTGGATGTGAAAG GATAGATTCGCTGCTCAACGGTGGATTACATGAAGGACATGTGACCGAGCTGGCCGGGCCTTCTTCATCTGGTAAAACACAA CTTTGCCTACTAGCTGCTGCAAATGTCGCATACCAGCATAAAGGTGGTGTCACCTATGTGGATACAGGAAATTCCTTTTCCCCCAAGCGTATTGCTCACTTTATTGGCCAG GTTGACCAAAAAGTACTTCGAACAGTTATGAACAGCATAGTATGCCACCGTGTGTATGACATCTTCACACTGCTTGCAATGCTACATGAGCTGGAGTTCAGAAGGAAGTCGCAG ATGTGCAAGGGAGATGGTGGTGTGAGCCTGCTGATTATTGATTCCATCTCGTCTTTAATTACTCCAATCCTTGGAAGCAATAGTCCACAGG GGCGCGCTTTGATGATATCTACTGGGTCACTGCTGAAGAAGCTAGCACATGAATACAATATTGCAGTACTG GTTACAAATCACACTGTTGGTGGAAATCGAGGCACTATTAAACCAGCTCTTGGGGAGagttggaagaccatccctcACACGAGGCTTCTTTTTTTCCGTGTTTGTGGAAGCAATACTTGTGATGTATCCATACTCAAGCACCCGTATGTG GCTTCGGGTAAAGCTGCAAAGTTCACAATTCATGACTAA